The proteins below come from a single Dermatophagoides farinae isolate YC_2012a chromosome 7, ASM2471394v1, whole genome shotgun sequence genomic window:
- the Usp7 gene encoding ubiquitin-specific protease 7 isoform X4, whose amino-acid sequence MSNKMWPDEDEEQMDVDMKKWRWRDYPKNSMVEDDNNILAVRHLIPSPQVKPDETLEENVDANMEEVDESRSEATFSYKIENFSKIKDSELSPATYVRNLPWRIMVMPRTGQPNQQAVKSLGYFLQCNGESESTAWSCSAVAELRILSQKEGVDNMSRRIQHIFYNKENDWGYSYYIGWNDLCDPNKGYIKDDAVTFEVWVQADAPHGVSWDSKKHTGYVGLKNQGATCYMNSLLQTLFFTNKLRKAVYQMPTESDDSSKSVALALQRVFYDLQFSDKPVGTKKLTKSFGWETLDSFMQHDVQELCRVLLDNMESKMKNTIVEGTIPKLFEGKMISFVRCKHVIFSSSRTEPFYDIQLNIKDKKDIYESFDDYVEVETLDGENKYDAGEHGFQEAEKGITFESFPPVLHLHLLRFQYDPLTDANVKINDRLEFPEKLTLNKYLQSPESTPANYILHAVLVHSGDNHGGHYVVFINPNGDGKWCKFDDDVVSCCSKTEAVDHNFGGNDEELPGKHSTNAYMLVYIRESAISDVLQPVTKEDIPDQLIERLQEEKKQEALRRKERNEAHFFNNITVYTEDNIMSHKGIDLINPEKTPCYTFKIYKLGSYRENLATIAQQMNYPTDGIRLWPFITRNNHSFRPTRMINDMGNVTESLNNMTLFVETIPPELPYKMLPDSENDVQVLLFFKYYDPNQKYLTYCGLGHIERVMTVADLMPILCEKAGLPKSTPLAIYEEEYLATVNRINDLDKTLSDAIVDLSDGDILVFHRDDIVIDECASVKEYYTDLIHKVEVLFCDKNNPNDPGFVLELSMKMNYTQMADAVAMRLGTEPYLIQFFKNQSYREGPGCPLRCNYDGTLKDILFYFKPRQPKKIFYQHLTISIHELENKRSFKCTYVNSKLKEEKEMELYPNKNGTVNDLLEEAKKQIEFSEDSSRELRLLEVVSSKINYVITNDILLECLNATGTKSYRIEEIPKDQLKMEPNEFLLPVAHFQKESYHTFGVPFLLKVKNKETFASVKEKIQKKLDIPDKEYEKYKFAIITARVQYINDETNFVFNKEEFATCNSVNTHLPKTWLGLDHVNKTPKRSRYTHLEKAIKIHN is encoded by the exons ATGAGTAATAAAATGTGGcccgatgaagatgaagaacaAATGGATgttgatatgaaaaaatggcGATGGCGTGATTATCCAAAAAATTCTATGGTCGAGGATGATAATA ATATACTAGCTGTCCGTCATTTAATTCCTAGTCCACAAGTTAAACCAGATGAAACACTTGAAGAGAACGTTGATGCCAATATGGAAGAAG TAGATGAATCACGATCTGAAGCAACATTCAgttataaaattgaaaattttagtAAAATCAAAGATTCTGAACTAAGTCCAGCAACATATGTACGTAATCTACCATGGCGTATAATGGTAATGCCACGTACTGGACAACCAAATCAACAAGCAGTAAAAAGTCTAGGCTATTTCCTACAATGTAATGGTGAATCCGAATCAAC agCATGGTCATGTAGTGCCGTAGCTGAATTAAGAATTCTTTCACAAAAAGAAGGTGTTGATAATATGTCAAGAAGAATTCAACATATTTTctataataaagaaaatgattggGGTTATAGCTATTATATTGGCTGGAAT gATTTATGCGATCCAAACAAAGGCTATATTAAAGATGATGCCGTTACATTCGAAGTTTGGGTACAAGCCGATGCACCACATGGTGTTAGTTGGGAttcaaaaaaacataccGGATATGTTGGCCTAAAAAATCAAGGAGCTACATGCTAtatgaattcattattacaaacattattttttacaaacaaattaCGTAAAGCTGTTTATCAAATGCCCACCGAAAGTGATGATTCATCCAAAAGTGTTGCATTGGCATTACAACGTGTATTTTATGATCTACAATTTTCGGATAAACCAGTTGGAACGAAAAAATTAACCAAATCATTTGGTTGGGAAACGCTTGATTCATTTATGCAACATGATGTACAAGAATTGTGTCGTGTATTGCTCGATAATATGGAAAGTAAAATGAAGAATACTATCGTTGAGGGTACGATTCCGAAATTATTCGAAGGAAAAATGATT tCATTTGTTCGATGTAAAcatgtgattttttcatcatcacgtACCGAACCATTTTATGATAtacaattgaatataaaagataaaaaagaTATCTAtgaatcattcgatgattATGTGGAAGTTGAAACATTGGAtggtgaaaataaatatgatgCCGGTGAACATGGATTTCAAGAAGCGGAAAAAGGCAtcacatttgaatcatttccGCCCGTATTGCATTTACATTTACTACGATTTCAATATGATCCATTGACCGATGCAAATGTCAAGATTAATGAtcg TTTGGAATTTCCGGAGAAGTTAACactaaataaatatttacaAAGTCCGGAAAGTACACCGGCCAATTATATATTACATGCTGTATTGGTACATTCTGGTGATAATCATGGTGGCCACTATGTTGTATTTATCAATCCGAATGGCGATGGAAAATGGtgtaaatttgatgatgatgttgtatCATGTTGTTCAAAAACAGAAGCTGTTGATCATAATTTCGGCggtaatgatgaagaattacCTGGAAAACATTCAACAAATGCATACATGTTGGTATATATACGTGAATCGGCTATTAGTGATGTATTACAACCAGTAACCAAAGAAGATATACccgatcaattgattgaacgATTACAAGAGGAGAAAAAACAGGAAGCATTACGGCGAAAAGAACGAAATGAAgctcattttttcaataatataaCCGTATACACTGAAGACAATATTATGTCACATAAGggtattgatttgatcaatccAGAAAAGACACCATGTTATACAtttaaaatatataaattgggTTCATATAGAGAAAATCTGGCCACAATAGCgcaacaaatgaattatcCAACGGATGGTATCCGTTTATGGCCATTCATTACAcgtaataatcattcatttcgtcCAACACGTATGATCAATGATATGGGTAATGTAActgaatcattgaataatatgaCATTGTTTGTGGAAACAATACCACCGGAATTACCATATAAAATGTTGCCTGATTCGGAAAATGATG TACAAGTCTTGCTATTTTTCAAGTATTATGATccgaatcaaaaatatttaacTTATTGTGGCCTCGGACATATAGAACGTGTCATGACAGTTGCTGATTTGATGCCCATTTTATGTGAAAAAGCTGGCTTACCGAAATCAACACCATTGGCCATTTATGAGGAAGAATATTTAGCTACTGTAAATAGAATTAATGATTTGGATAAAACATTGTCTGATGCTATTGTCGATCTATCCGATGGTGATATACTTGTTTTCCATCGTGATGATATTGTGATCGATGAATGTGCATCGGTCAAAGAATATTATACAGATTTAATACATAAGGTTGAAGTACTGTTCTGTGATAAAAACAATCCAAACGATCCTGGTTTTGTATTGGAattgtcaatgaaaatgaattatacACAGATGGCCGATGCTGTAGCCATGCGTCTAGGTACGGAACCATatctgattcaatttttcaaaaatcaaag TTACCGTGAAGGACCGGGATGTCCACTTCGTTGCAATTATGATGGAACACTTAAAGACattcttttctattttaaACCACGACAACCGAAAAAGATTTTCTATCAACAT TTGACAATAAGCATACATGAGCTTGAGAACAAACGATCATTCAAATGTACATATGTCAATAGTAAACTCAAAGAAGAG AAGGAAATGGAATTGTATCCCAATAAGAATGGCACTGTCAATGATTTGCTtgaagaagcaaaaaaacagATTGAATTCAGTGAAGATTCATCACGTGAATTACGTCTATTGGAAGTGGTTTCAAGTAAAATTAATTATGTCATAACAAATGATATATTGCTTGAATGTCTGAATGCAACTGGAACAAAATCTTATCGTATTGAAGAGATACCTAAAGATCAGCTGAAAATGGAACCAAATGAATTCCTATTACCGGTTGctcattttcaaaaagaatCCTATCATACGTTTGGTGTgccatttttgttgaaagTTAAAAAT AAAGAAACATTCGCATCGGTCAAGgaaaaaatacagaaaaagCTCGACATACCGGATAAAGAATATGAAAAG tACAAATTTGCAATCATAACGGCCCGAgttcaatatataaatgatgaaacaaactTTGTGTTCAACAAAGAAGAATTTGCTACATGCA ATTCAGTCAATACTCATTTGCCAAAAACATGGCTCGGTTTGGATCATGTGAACAAAACGCCTAAACGTTCACGTTATACTCATCTGGAGAAAGCtatcaaaattcataattga
- the Usp7 gene encoding ubiquitin-specific protease 7 isoform X2, producing MSNKMWPDEDEEQMDVDMKKWRWRDYPKNSMVEDDNNILAVRHLIPSPQVKPDETLEENVDANMEEVDESRSEATFSYKIENFSKIKDSELSPATYVRNLPWRIMVMPRTGQPNQQAVKSLGYFLQCNGESESTAWSCSAVAELRILSQKEGVDNMSRRIQHIFYNKENDWGYSYYIGWNDLCDPNKGYIKDDAVTFEVWVQADAPHGVSWDSKKHTGYVGLKNQGATCYMNSLLQTLFFTNKLRKAVYQMPTESDDSSKSVALALQRVFYDLQFSDKPVGTKKLTKSFGWETLDSFMQHDVQELCRVLLDNMESKMKNTIVEGTIPKLFEGKMISFVRCKHVIFSSSRTEPFYDIQLNIKDKKDIYESFDDYVEVETLDGENKYDAGEHGFQEAEKGITFESFPPVLHLHLLRFQYDPLTDANVKINDRLEFPEKLTLNKYLQSPESTPANYILHAVLVHSGDNHGGHYVVFINPNGDGKWCKFDDDVVSCCSKTEAVDHNFGGNDEELPGKHSTNAYMLVYIRESAISDVLQPVTKEDIPDQLIERLQEEKKQEALRRKERNEAHFFNNITVYTEDNIMSHKGIDLINPEKTPCYTFKIYKLGSYRENLATIAQQMNYPTDGIRLWPFITRNNHSFRPTRMINDMGNVTESLNNMTLFVETIPPELPYKMLPDSENDVQVLLFFKYYDPNQKYLTYCGLGHIERVMTVADLMPILCEKAGLPKSTPLAIYEEEYLATVNRINDLDKTLSDAIVDLSDGDILVFHRDDIVIDECASVKEYYTDLIHKVEVLFCDKNNPNDPGFVLELSMKMNYTQMADAVAMRLGTEPYLIQFFKNQSSYREGPGCPLRCNYDGTLKDILFYFKPRQPKKIFYQHLTISIHELENKRSFKCTYVNSKLKEEEMELYPNKNGTVNDLLEEAKKQIEFSEDSSRELRLLEVVSSKINYVITNDILLECLNATGTKSYRIEEIPKDQLKMEPNEFLLPVAHFQKESYHTFGVPFLLKVKNKETFASVKEKIQKKLDIPDKEYEKYKFAIITARVQYINDETNFVFNKEEFATCNSVNTHLPKTWLGLDHVNKTPKRSRYTHLEKAIKIHN from the exons ATGAGTAATAAAATGTGGcccgatgaagatgaagaacaAATGGATgttgatatgaaaaaatggcGATGGCGTGATTATCCAAAAAATTCTATGGTCGAGGATGATAATA ATATACTAGCTGTCCGTCATTTAATTCCTAGTCCACAAGTTAAACCAGATGAAACACTTGAAGAGAACGTTGATGCCAATATGGAAGAAG TAGATGAATCACGATCTGAAGCAACATTCAgttataaaattgaaaattttagtAAAATCAAAGATTCTGAACTAAGTCCAGCAACATATGTACGTAATCTACCATGGCGTATAATGGTAATGCCACGTACTGGACAACCAAATCAACAAGCAGTAAAAAGTCTAGGCTATTTCCTACAATGTAATGGTGAATCCGAATCAAC agCATGGTCATGTAGTGCCGTAGCTGAATTAAGAATTCTTTCACAAAAAGAAGGTGTTGATAATATGTCAAGAAGAATTCAACATATTTTctataataaagaaaatgattggGGTTATAGCTATTATATTGGCTGGAAT gATTTATGCGATCCAAACAAAGGCTATATTAAAGATGATGCCGTTACATTCGAAGTTTGGGTACAAGCCGATGCACCACATGGTGTTAGTTGGGAttcaaaaaaacataccGGATATGTTGGCCTAAAAAATCAAGGAGCTACATGCTAtatgaattcattattacaaacattattttttacaaacaaattaCGTAAAGCTGTTTATCAAATGCCCACCGAAAGTGATGATTCATCCAAAAGTGTTGCATTGGCATTACAACGTGTATTTTATGATCTACAATTTTCGGATAAACCAGTTGGAACGAAAAAATTAACCAAATCATTTGGTTGGGAAACGCTTGATTCATTTATGCAACATGATGTACAAGAATTGTGTCGTGTATTGCTCGATAATATGGAAAGTAAAATGAAGAATACTATCGTTGAGGGTACGATTCCGAAATTATTCGAAGGAAAAATGATT tCATTTGTTCGATGTAAAcatgtgattttttcatcatcacgtACCGAACCATTTTATGATAtacaattgaatataaaagataaaaaagaTATCTAtgaatcattcgatgattATGTGGAAGTTGAAACATTGGAtggtgaaaataaatatgatgCCGGTGAACATGGATTTCAAGAAGCGGAAAAAGGCAtcacatttgaatcatttccGCCCGTATTGCATTTACATTTACTACGATTTCAATATGATCCATTGACCGATGCAAATGTCAAGATTAATGAtcg TTTGGAATTTCCGGAGAAGTTAACactaaataaatatttacaAAGTCCGGAAAGTACACCGGCCAATTATATATTACATGCTGTATTGGTACATTCTGGTGATAATCATGGTGGCCACTATGTTGTATTTATCAATCCGAATGGCGATGGAAAATGGtgtaaatttgatgatgatgttgtatCATGTTGTTCAAAAACAGAAGCTGTTGATCATAATTTCGGCggtaatgatgaagaattacCTGGAAAACATTCAACAAATGCATACATGTTGGTATATATACGTGAATCGGCTATTAGTGATGTATTACAACCAGTAACCAAAGAAGATATACccgatcaattgattgaacgATTACAAGAGGAGAAAAAACAGGAAGCATTACGGCGAAAAGAACGAAATGAAgctcattttttcaataatataaCCGTATACACTGAAGACAATATTATGTCACATAAGggtattgatttgatcaatccAGAAAAGACACCATGTTATACAtttaaaatatataaattgggTTCATATAGAGAAAATCTGGCCACAATAGCgcaacaaatgaattatcCAACGGATGGTATCCGTTTATGGCCATTCATTACAcgtaataatcattcatttcgtcCAACACGTATGATCAATGATATGGGTAATGTAActgaatcattgaataatatgaCATTGTTTGTGGAAACAATACCACCGGAATTACCATATAAAATGTTGCCTGATTCGGAAAATGATG TACAAGTCTTGCTATTTTTCAAGTATTATGATccgaatcaaaaatatttaacTTATTGTGGCCTCGGACATATAGAACGTGTCATGACAGTTGCTGATTTGATGCCCATTTTATGTGAAAAAGCTGGCTTACCGAAATCAACACCATTGGCCATTTATGAGGAAGAATATTTAGCTACTGTAAATAGAATTAATGATTTGGATAAAACATTGTCTGATGCTATTGTCGATCTATCCGATGGTGATATACTTGTTTTCCATCGTGATGATATTGTGATCGATGAATGTGCATCGGTCAAAGAATATTATACAGATTTAATACATAAGGTTGAAGTACTGTTCTGTGATAAAAACAATCCAAACGATCCTGGTTTTGTATTGGAattgtcaatgaaaatgaattatacACAGATGGCCGATGCTGTAGCCATGCGTCTAGGTACGGAACCATatctgattcaatttttcaaaaatcaaag CAGTTACCGTGAAGGACCGGGATGTCCACTTCGTTGCAATTATGATGGAACACTTAAAGACattcttttctattttaaACCACGACAACCGAAAAAGATTTTCTATCAACAT TTGACAATAAGCATACATGAGCTTGAGAACAAACGATCATTCAAATGTACATATGTCAATAGTAAACTCAAAGAAGAG GAAATGGAATTGTATCCCAATAAGAATGGCACTGTCAATGATTTGCTtgaagaagcaaaaaaacagATTGAATTCAGTGAAGATTCATCACGTGAATTACGTCTATTGGAAGTGGTTTCAAGTAAAATTAATTATGTCATAACAAATGATATATTGCTTGAATGTCTGAATGCAACTGGAACAAAATCTTATCGTATTGAAGAGATACCTAAAGATCAGCTGAAAATGGAACCAAATGAATTCCTATTACCGGTTGctcattttcaaaaagaatCCTATCATACGTTTGGTGTgccatttttgttgaaagTTAAAAAT AAAGAAACATTCGCATCGGTCAAGgaaaaaatacagaaaaagCTCGACATACCGGATAAAGAATATGAAAAG tACAAATTTGCAATCATAACGGCCCGAgttcaatatataaatgatgaaacaaactTTGTGTTCAACAAAGAAGAATTTGCTACATGCA ATTCAGTCAATACTCATTTGCCAAAAACATGGCTCGGTTTGGATCATGTGAACAAAACGCCTAAACGTTCACGTTATACTCATCTGGAGAAAGCtatcaaaattcataattga
- the Usp7 gene encoding ubiquitin-specific protease 7 isoform X3, which translates to MSNKMWPDEDEEQMDVDMKKWRWRDYPKNSMVEDDNNILAVRHLIPSPQVKPDETLEENVDANMEEDESRSEATFSYKIENFSKIKDSELSPATYVRNLPWRIMVMPRTGQPNQQAVKSLGYFLQCNGESESTAWSCSAVAELRILSQKEGVDNMSRRIQHIFYNKENDWGYSYYIGWNDLCDPNKGYIKDDAVTFEVWVQADAPHGVSWDSKKHTGYVGLKNQGATCYMNSLLQTLFFTNKLRKAVYQMPTESDDSSKSVALALQRVFYDLQFSDKPVGTKKLTKSFGWETLDSFMQHDVQELCRVLLDNMESKMKNTIVEGTIPKLFEGKMISFVRCKHVIFSSSRTEPFYDIQLNIKDKKDIYESFDDYVEVETLDGENKYDAGEHGFQEAEKGITFESFPPVLHLHLLRFQYDPLTDANVKINDRLEFPEKLTLNKYLQSPESTPANYILHAVLVHSGDNHGGHYVVFINPNGDGKWCKFDDDVVSCCSKTEAVDHNFGGNDEELPGKHSTNAYMLVYIRESAISDVLQPVTKEDIPDQLIERLQEEKKQEALRRKERNEAHFFNNITVYTEDNIMSHKGIDLINPEKTPCYTFKIYKLGSYRENLATIAQQMNYPTDGIRLWPFITRNNHSFRPTRMINDMGNVTESLNNMTLFVETIPPELPYKMLPDSENDVQVLLFFKYYDPNQKYLTYCGLGHIERVMTVADLMPILCEKAGLPKSTPLAIYEEEYLATVNRINDLDKTLSDAIVDLSDGDILVFHRDDIVIDECASVKEYYTDLIHKVEVLFCDKNNPNDPGFVLELSMKMNYTQMADAVAMRLGTEPYLIQFFKNQSSYREGPGCPLRCNYDGTLKDILFYFKPRQPKKIFYQHLTISIHELENKRSFKCTYVNSKLKEEKEMELYPNKNGTVNDLLEEAKKQIEFSEDSSRELRLLEVVSSKINYVITNDILLECLNATGTKSYRIEEIPKDQLKMEPNEFLLPVAHFQKESYHTFGVPFLLKVKNKETFASVKEKIQKKLDIPDKEYEKYKFAIITARVQYINDETNFVFNKEEFATCNSVNTHLPKTWLGLDHVNKTPKRSRYTHLEKAIKIHN; encoded by the exons ATGAGTAATAAAATGTGGcccgatgaagatgaagaacaAATGGATgttgatatgaaaaaatggcGATGGCGTGATTATCCAAAAAATTCTATGGTCGAGGATGATAATA ATATACTAGCTGTCCGTCATTTAATTCCTAGTCCACAAGTTAAACCAGATGAAACACTTGAAGAGAACGTTGATGCCAATATGGAAGAAG ATGAATCACGATCTGAAGCAACATTCAgttataaaattgaaaattttagtAAAATCAAAGATTCTGAACTAAGTCCAGCAACATATGTACGTAATCTACCATGGCGTATAATGGTAATGCCACGTACTGGACAACCAAATCAACAAGCAGTAAAAAGTCTAGGCTATTTCCTACAATGTAATGGTGAATCCGAATCAAC agCATGGTCATGTAGTGCCGTAGCTGAATTAAGAATTCTTTCACAAAAAGAAGGTGTTGATAATATGTCAAGAAGAATTCAACATATTTTctataataaagaaaatgattggGGTTATAGCTATTATATTGGCTGGAAT gATTTATGCGATCCAAACAAAGGCTATATTAAAGATGATGCCGTTACATTCGAAGTTTGGGTACAAGCCGATGCACCACATGGTGTTAGTTGGGAttcaaaaaaacataccGGATATGTTGGCCTAAAAAATCAAGGAGCTACATGCTAtatgaattcattattacaaacattattttttacaaacaaattaCGTAAAGCTGTTTATCAAATGCCCACCGAAAGTGATGATTCATCCAAAAGTGTTGCATTGGCATTACAACGTGTATTTTATGATCTACAATTTTCGGATAAACCAGTTGGAACGAAAAAATTAACCAAATCATTTGGTTGGGAAACGCTTGATTCATTTATGCAACATGATGTACAAGAATTGTGTCGTGTATTGCTCGATAATATGGAAAGTAAAATGAAGAATACTATCGTTGAGGGTACGATTCCGAAATTATTCGAAGGAAAAATGATT tCATTTGTTCGATGTAAAcatgtgattttttcatcatcacgtACCGAACCATTTTATGATAtacaattgaatataaaagataaaaaagaTATCTAtgaatcattcgatgattATGTGGAAGTTGAAACATTGGAtggtgaaaataaatatgatgCCGGTGAACATGGATTTCAAGAAGCGGAAAAAGGCAtcacatttgaatcatttccGCCCGTATTGCATTTACATTTACTACGATTTCAATATGATCCATTGACCGATGCAAATGTCAAGATTAATGAtcg TTTGGAATTTCCGGAGAAGTTAACactaaataaatatttacaAAGTCCGGAAAGTACACCGGCCAATTATATATTACATGCTGTATTGGTACATTCTGGTGATAATCATGGTGGCCACTATGTTGTATTTATCAATCCGAATGGCGATGGAAAATGGtgtaaatttgatgatgatgttgtatCATGTTGTTCAAAAACAGAAGCTGTTGATCATAATTTCGGCggtaatgatgaagaattacCTGGAAAACATTCAACAAATGCATACATGTTGGTATATATACGTGAATCGGCTATTAGTGATGTATTACAACCAGTAACCAAAGAAGATATACccgatcaattgattgaacgATTACAAGAGGAGAAAAAACAGGAAGCATTACGGCGAAAAGAACGAAATGAAgctcattttttcaataatataaCCGTATACACTGAAGACAATATTATGTCACATAAGggtattgatttgatcaatccAGAAAAGACACCATGTTATACAtttaaaatatataaattgggTTCATATAGAGAAAATCTGGCCACAATAGCgcaacaaatgaattatcCAACGGATGGTATCCGTTTATGGCCATTCATTACAcgtaataatcattcatttcgtcCAACACGTATGATCAATGATATGGGTAATGTAActgaatcattgaataatatgaCATTGTTTGTGGAAACAATACCACCGGAATTACCATATAAAATGTTGCCTGATTCGGAAAATGATG TACAAGTCTTGCTATTTTTCAAGTATTATGATccgaatcaaaaatatttaacTTATTGTGGCCTCGGACATATAGAACGTGTCATGACAGTTGCTGATTTGATGCCCATTTTATGTGAAAAAGCTGGCTTACCGAAATCAACACCATTGGCCATTTATGAGGAAGAATATTTAGCTACTGTAAATAGAATTAATGATTTGGATAAAACATTGTCTGATGCTATTGTCGATCTATCCGATGGTGATATACTTGTTTTCCATCGTGATGATATTGTGATCGATGAATGTGCATCGGTCAAAGAATATTATACAGATTTAATACATAAGGTTGAAGTACTGTTCTGTGATAAAAACAATCCAAACGATCCTGGTTTTGTATTGGAattgtcaatgaaaatgaattatacACAGATGGCCGATGCTGTAGCCATGCGTCTAGGTACGGAACCATatctgattcaatttttcaaaaatcaaag CAGTTACCGTGAAGGACCGGGATGTCCACTTCGTTGCAATTATGATGGAACACTTAAAGACattcttttctattttaaACCACGACAACCGAAAAAGATTTTCTATCAACAT TTGACAATAAGCATACATGAGCTTGAGAACAAACGATCATTCAAATGTACATATGTCAATAGTAAACTCAAAGAAGAG AAGGAAATGGAATTGTATCCCAATAAGAATGGCACTGTCAATGATTTGCTtgaagaagcaaaaaaacagATTGAATTCAGTGAAGATTCATCACGTGAATTACGTCTATTGGAAGTGGTTTCAAGTAAAATTAATTATGTCATAACAAATGATATATTGCTTGAATGTCTGAATGCAACTGGAACAAAATCTTATCGTATTGAAGAGATACCTAAAGATCAGCTGAAAATGGAACCAAATGAATTCCTATTACCGGTTGctcattttcaaaaagaatCCTATCATACGTTTGGTGTgccatttttgttgaaagTTAAAAAT AAAGAAACATTCGCATCGGTCAAGgaaaaaatacagaaaaagCTCGACATACCGGATAAAGAATATGAAAAG tACAAATTTGCAATCATAACGGCCCGAgttcaatatataaatgatgaaacaaactTTGTGTTCAACAAAGAAGAATTTGCTACATGCA ATTCAGTCAATACTCATTTGCCAAAAACATGGCTCGGTTTGGATCATGTGAACAAAACGCCTAAACGTTCACGTTATACTCATCTGGAGAAAGCtatcaaaattcataattga